The Anomaloglossus baeobatrachus isolate aAnoBae1 chromosome 4, aAnoBae1.hap1, whole genome shotgun sequence genome contains the following window.
ttatacagcccccataccatttcatttaccccatagtccttcatgttttataatgcacccccaaaatccttcatattatattatgcagcccccataccatttaatgcaccccataggcctcattgtattataatgcaccccaatagtccgctccatccttcatcattactttgCGCAATGATGGACAAGGGTGctggcactgggcccccctgactccggGGCCCATAGAGGCTGCGTCGTCTGCTgttacagcgcagctcctctctcacagagaggagccggctgcttctTTCTTTGCAAGGTGGGCGCAGGGCCCCTAAACCTGCCGCGCCCGGTCACAGTCGTGATCTCTGCGACCGCTATCGTTAAGCCCCTGGCTCTGAGTCTGCTATATATTCTATAAATGTCTGTCTAtatggccatctgtgtgcaatgttcTTCTAGGTCACTACCATAGTATTACATGTATTATAGCATTAACACCAGTGCCCCACATCTAGACTATACCAGTAACACCTATTATCTCCTCTGTTTTATCATAGGACTACGTGTTCTACGTCATGGAATATCTCAGTGGAGGAGACCTTAGAGACTACCTGACACTCAATGCCCCACTTCCCATTTCAGCCACCAGGTAAGACAGAACATGGATATATTAGATGAACATGATGGTTGTCAGGAACAATCCGTCTTTATGTCATTATTAGTCTCGTAGTTTAGTGGTTGAAATGATGGATGTTGTTTGCTTTATCTTATTTGCTCATTAGATTTATTGTagctgagctgatctgtgggctgcagtttctccactccagaggcatcatacacaggtaggtTGCAGCACGTCTTCTGTGTAGACATGGTATAAACACTTCTATACCCTCATCCTCATGCCCCCTGTAGACACTTGATATTTCAGGCCATAATACATAATCAGCCTAGCTAATATAACAATTATCACATTTTATAAATTCTTTCCTTTACCAGAGACCTAAAACCAGACAACATTTTACTGGACAGAACCGGTCACTTGAAGATTGCTGATTTCGGTACTGCAGTGATGAACATCTTTGGCGATACAAAGACTTCAGATTTGGTTGGAACCTATATATACAGGGCTCCTGAGGTGAGGAAACATCTACATGTTCCTGAGTGATCACTGTGTACAAGGCTGGACATCTCCATGTCTTCTGCTGTCTGAACAATGTTCTTATTGTCGTTTTCATGTCTTCACAGATTTTTCTAGAGAAGCCCTACAACACagcagtggactggttctctgctggtgtgGTGATATACGAGATGGCTACTGGCAGCCATCCATTCTATGAAGGTGAATTTGATGAGACCACCATTAAAGCAATAATCAATGATGATCCCGCCTTCCCAAAGAAAATGGATCCCCAACTCAAAGCCATTATTAAGGGGgtgagtataaagacacatctcagtAATACAGCGGATATATATAATGAAATACACAATTAAAATGGAGGACGACTGGAGACTGAATAATCTTCTTTATTATATGTTCCCAGCTCTTGGATAAGGACCCAGATAGTCGGCAGAAATTTGTGGACAACATAAGAGATCATCCATTCTTTAAGAAGATCAAATGGACAGATATAGAGGAAGCCAGAGCGTGTCCACCATTCCAGCTACCCTCTGTAAGTAAATGACCCAGAGAATATAGTGGCAGCAGCACATTTCTGTTTGTGTTTCTTCTTTATGAACACTGGTTCTTGTATCTTCTCTTCGCAGCGAGAAGTGATGACATTATATAAAATGAAACATGTCCCGTCCTTCACCAAAGCCATTAAACCACCAATAGCTGAAGAAGATCAAAAACTCTTCTGTGGATTTACGTTTGCCAGTGATGGATGGAAGGTCATAAAACCGATACCAAAACCGGCAAAACCCCATCGCAGGTGAGTCAGTGTAAATGGGATGGGGATAGGGGGGTTTCATAGGCCCCTTCATAACTTTATGGATCTGTCAACAGGGTCTAGTGTGGAATCCATTTGCTTTTAGTCTACAGGTGGTTTCCCCTCATGACAGCCCCATTTCATGTGTCTTATTGGGATATAAGAATCATTTCTAACCTATTATCTCTCCCTCCAGGACATTTAGCAGTATTGTGAAGGACGTCTTCCATGGGATCTGGAGAAGGATAAAACGCTGGAAGTGAACAGCTATGAGAACTGCTGTTCACCGGTTCCTATTCCACCAGTACTAGAAGTATCCTGAGGGCCGTGACCTACAGtgtagccatatccactcctcTGCCCTGCCATAATCAGGGCTAGGGGTTGCAGCTGCATCTGCAGTGTCTGAATAATAGAAGAAGCTggagaccatgaaaatcctaccaggagtcagtaATATGACCACGGACCAGCATTTCTGGATGACATGTTGCCTCatgcccccagggaagggcacttatccttaggccatggttccctagaggtttcccccacagggggtttttcctctcctgagtgtcgATGGATAAACACAACACGAAATTGGCAACGTATCGTCCTCTGCCCTTGGTGGAGCTCACACCACTAGTGGTACAGAGGAACCTAAGATTATTTTTACCAGTAATAAACTGGACCATTCACTATCATGTACTGTATTAGTAGATTTATTTTGTATCTCCATGGATAGGTATTTTACAATCACCTGCTTCAGAGCATAGGGAGCATGTAATGTGGTGATAACTTGCATTCACTTTTCATTGGTATTATTTTTGGATACAGCAGACATTTTGGTTAATTTTCAATCTGTTTTTGgagggcgggaggaagaaagaaatGCCTTACTGGTACATTGTTTGAGTTTTTTATATTATTAATTACTCATGAGAAATAATGTCAACATTTTATAGTTCTGAGAAAACCGGATTAGAACAGATAAAAAGACCATATTAACAATTGGCAAAAAACTATACCCAATAGCACATACTTTAAAAGAACCTGAGAGAAAAAAGGGCAATAATAGTCAAGGCCAAAATAGAAAACATGAAATATATACCAGTAACTacctcattgtaaaaataaaaaataatttattcaTACATATCTCACAGCAAGAGGGAAAAATAGACAAGTCATCAAAATTacatattgttaggtccgggtgatggtggatcctctgggccgtacaccggactcccccagtgaagcaacctggagctaacccctatacagggactgtccagtcaccccaccagagggcctaggtacacggtagctggagtactagcgggaccggggTAGCGTTCTTCAAGGAACGGGTAGAATGGAGTCTTTGGAGcaacagagttcttggagacaattactggagtccggtacgggtgccggttaggatgctcaggcgggatccgggttagctgggtgtgacggTGAGGCAGCCGGGTGAAGTCAGGTATCACAGACGGGCACAGGCTGATGTATGGTGGTGGGATTCCCTGCCGACGGACACCGGAGCACctcccggattcaggagccggttacggaggcagagcagactctatAGAAGAGACAAAGTTAGCACATGCAcagcacatggggacctggacccctagcttgcagaactcgacgaacaggcaacGCCCCCATGGCAGGAAGATCCGTATATACCCTACACCTGATTTAAGCAATATCCTGTTtccggacactggccctttaagaggaggtcaatgaccgcgcgcgtgtcCTAAttcgcatgcgcgatgcccgagtgccggagaccagtgcaggaagcggtgcagaggatgcaggggaGCCCGTGTGtttgtcctgggtcgcagaggaacgccgggagcggagagcagggagcatgggggacGCAGAGGAGAAGGAGCGGGCTGTGCAGTCGCGGGCTGAGAGAacagggaccggagcggtgagtgggagATGGCGTTGgggcccgggaagcgtgacacatatACATAATGACCGAGTGAAAAAGGGAGAGCCCTAAGAAAAACACACTACACAGGGGACCCCATAGAGTGAGCTACTGCTCTATAGGGGTCCCTATAGGGATCCCCTGTGCAGTGTTTTTCTTAGGGGCTCTCCCTTTTTCACTTGGTGATTATGTACATGTAATTTTGATGAATTGTCTATTTTTCCCTCTTGCCGTTATTATTGCCCTTTTTTCTCATGGTTTTCTATATTATAGTTCTGGTTATTACAGCACATTGGTACTATTGAcatagttagaggcaggtggaaggtccttaaaaatgattacaagcAAGTACCCCTAAGAGATCTTTCAagtttttagaatgctgtatataagagctcactagtggtggccggagcttatagtcaccaaatctgctgtcaggttccctttaagattgaaTGAATGGATGGGATATGCTCACATTATAAAATTGGGTGAGTACAAGTTTAACCTTTATTTAatcctcatttaaaaaaaaacaaaaaaaaaaacaaactatgtcTGATCCAATAAATTGGTGCTGGTAACAAAAGAGGGGAGTAAAATGTTACCAAGTGAAGGAGCCTTTTTTGCAACAATGTGACAACCTTCATTGAGTAGAGAAGCTGAAGTGTCATCCTCAAATATCACCATTAAATATTTATAAACAGTTTGTTTAATCTTACTGAACTGTAAGCTGTATTGTAAAGACAACTAGTTTGGAATTCCCAATGATCCGATTATTTTTGATATACATTTTGTTAAAGTGATCAAATCAGaactttaaagctgggtttacacactgcaacatcgcaaacgacatcgctgtaacgtcaccggttttgtgacgcaatagcgatgtcgtttgcgatgttgcagtgtgtgaaacacatcagcgacctggcccctgctgtgaagttgctgatcgctacaaatcgttcaggaccattctttggtcctttgtttcccgctgtgcagcatgatcgctagaaagtctcagtgtgtaaagggactttgcagcgactttgttagcgacttcctttcaaaaagctgcttttcaacgtccccaatgactagctaggtcgttctgcaggtccggatcgctgttgcgtcgttggccaggtttgcctgtttgacagctcaccagcgactcaacagagactttgggaggtcgctattgcgtcacaaaaccggtgacgttaagcgatatcactagcgatgttgcagtgtgtaaacccagcttttgtCAGTGATCTCCTTTCCTTTGTTCAAAATCCACCTTGGATAACCGGatttgtaaggggtgcttcacacacagcgagatcgctgctgagatcgctgctcagatcgctgctgagatcgctgctgagatcactGCTGAGATCGCTAGTGAGTCACGggctttgtgacgcagcagtgacctcattagcgatctcgctgtgtgtgacactgagcagcgatctggcccctgctgtgagatcgctgctcgttacacacagccctggttcgtttttttattgttgctctcccgctgataagcacacattgctgtgtgtgacagcgagagagcaacaatcctcaatgtacagggagcaggagccggcgtctgacagcctgcggtaagctgtaaccaaggtaaacaccgcgtaaccaaggtggttacccgatatttaccttcgttaccagcctctgcagctctcacgctgcctgtgctgccggctcctgctccctgcacacgctaagctaagcggtgtgcgctggtaactaaggtaaacatcgggtaaccatacctgatgtttaccttagttaccagtgtccgcagcttccagcaccggctccgtgcaagcgcagcgtcgcttgcacgtcgctgctggctgggggctggtgagatctgcctgtttgacagctcaccagcgaccatgtagcgacgcagcagcgatcctgaccaggtcagatcactggtgggatcgctgctgcgtcgctaaagtttgacggtaccctaagtctgtGATAAGTTGCTTCAATTTCAGAGGCAGTATTAAAGTGATTGCTATTATTTCTGACTATTCTGGTAAATTCTCCCACAGATATAGCATGAGATACTTGCTTAGGGTGACCACTAGAAAAATGCATAATTGTGTTACCAGCCATTGGCTTCCGAAGTATGGAGGAGGCAACTATTTTTCATGGGGTACCAGTTAGTTGTAAATCAAGAAAAGAAATAATATGTGAATTACAAGAAACAGTAAACTGAAGATTATATGAATTGTTTTTAATATATTCAACAAAGTGTGGTATGACAGATTCATCACCTCTCCAGATGAAGAGTATATCGTCCATGAATCTGCCATACCACACCAAATTTGAGACAAAAGGATTGGGGACAGAGTATAGAACACAATGCTTCAAATAGAATATCACCAAACTGGCCAAAGAAGGGGAGAACGTGGATCCTTATGCTGTAAATAAAATACTTCATCAATACAAAAAAACTATGAGTcatgagaaaaaaagaaatctgaatGATGTAATGTTATAAAATAATGAGGAAATGATGAAATAATGACATTTTAAAGCTTCAATGGCAATATGTAAGGGAATGGAGGTGTAAAGTGACAAGACATCACAACCTATCCAGGTATAAACCTCTGACCATTTTTTATGAGACATATGTTCAAGCATGTCTTTAGAAACCCTAATGTAAACCAGTGTACATTGCACTAAGGTTGTGACAAAGAATATTGCCATTCCCCGAGATGTTCTTGTCACGGTGATCAGGGGAAAGTGaggaccggggctcctagactggtcctCAGACTAGGGGGGCCTTGGCTATCCCATATCTCTGAGTTACCTCTGTAGGTGAGGATGTCTGCGCCACCAGCCtgatcctgctcctgaccagccctgatctaatccCCCCTCCCTATcccagagggccgggacaggaatgcgttaacaccaacagtgatagacaaacaggggaaaccaaaatacTATCACACAGCACGCGCACACAGAgttatcagacaacaaatgataaggaagaaactaaggctgctttcacacatccggttttagctgtGCAGCACAattcggctctttgcagaaaaaacgcaaccatttttttttgccgccggttgcgttttttccacatagactttcattagtgctggattgtgccgcatggccttgcgttcggtccgttttttgccgcatgcggcatatttagcctatgcagcggccagatggaacgtttcctggcacgtttttttgtccggcaaaaaaaaacgcatcgcgccgcatccggccgatgcggcgctttttccaatgcatgcttatagacgccggatgcagcgcgatgcgacaaacaccgcatccggtcgccgcatgcgttttttttccactgcgcatgctcagtagcctgtcacaagcggcaaaaaacggacgggccgcatgtaaaaaacttatgcaaaggatgcggttttgtcgccgcatccgttacaaaggttttagagccggattggcctgctctgctaaaaccggaggtgtgaaagcagcctaaagagcagggaggaattaTTCAGACAACAGGAGGAATGCCACAGCACACCAAGTAACACGCAATAAATCAACAGGGGATTTCTCAGAAAGGCAACTTTAAACTCAATGACGTCCGTGTATAACTATTCCCTCATTTTTGTCCATTTAAACTCTGTTTGTTGAACTACTAACATAAAAGCCTGGCCTGATGAAGACATCTGTCCCACACTGAAACGCGTCACCCATATTCTTTTAataacttcttatgatgatatttttTCCTGTCTGTCACACTCAGCAGTGCTTTTATTACCCTCCTATTAATCTTTATACTATTTACATTGCATTATTCAAGCTGAGTGATGAATcgtgtaaaaaaatgtaaaaaaaaaaaaaacaatattaatttaaattcattttttttgcttggaaaagtttttttttggtgttttatggGCTCAAATGGAAACTGATAAATAATAAAGACTTAATAACTGTTGAAGAACACAAACCTCACAGCCAGGCTCAAGTCACTGGTCTCTCTGTGATGTCACTTGACCTTTGACTTTAGTCCCTTTGGGATGTCATGTGACCTTTTAGAATGTGATGATGTCACAATGTGTGATGTCATAGAACAATCATCAGAATGTCGCTGCTGCCTGGATATTGTCCATTTGTTTTCATCACTTAGTGAGTGAAGGCGATTTTTACTTGCGCTTAGAAAATTTTGgttttatataaaatataataccgATTACTAGAAGGCCTGTTGGAGGAGCAGTTCCAGGCGCCATCCGGGAGCACTctagaggtggacaggaccttcctcagcccagaatttcatctatagagctgaatatggagagtttgaggaaaagaaagggagaga
Protein-coding sequences here:
- the LOC142301826 gene encoding protein kinase C delta type-like → MESLRKRKGESIDEVPKKRKIESSEGEKDGTNQSIMKSSKRPGSPIQECIKNKRKRGEVMVDKADDGSSVSPKADTKQLARSTPAESPIIVTGLESFTFHKIIGEGGFGKVMLATHNTCKQKVAVKMVKKRLLIEDSRDDVLIERQVLEMTRKSPFITRAFSTFQSQDYVFYVMEYLSGGDLRDYLTLNAPLPISATRFIVAELICGLQFLHSRGIIHRDLKPDNILLDRTGHLKIADFGTAVMNIFGDTKTSDLVGTYIYRAPEIFLEKPYNTAVDWFSAGVVIYEMATGSHPFYEGEFDETTIKAIINDDPAFPKKMDPQLKAIIKGLLDKDPDSRQKFVDNIRDHPFFKKIKWTDIEEARACPPFQLPSREVMTLYKMKHVPSFTKAIKPPIAEEDQKLFCGFTFASDGWKVIKPIPKPAKPHRRTFSSIVKDVFHGIWRRIKRWK